From Nicotiana tabacum cultivar K326 chromosome 22, ASM71507v2, whole genome shotgun sequence, one genomic window encodes:
- the LOC107802759 gene encoding replication factor C subunit 3, with protein MAEPISLMDIDDDKIDTKPNKGKNIIFSSSTADPKAVPWVEKFRPQSLSDVAAHRDIVETIDRLASGNRLPHLLLYGPPGTGKTSTILALARKLYGSQMHNMVLELNASDDRGIDVVRQQIQDFASTQSISFGAKSAVKLVLLDEADAMTKDAQFALRRVIEKYTRNTRFALICNNVNKVIPALQSRCTRFRFAPLDAVHVSERLKHVIEAERLDVPEGGLKALVRLSNGDMRKALNILQSTHMASQQITEEAVYLCTGNPLPKDIEQISYWLLNEPFAISCKRISEIKTRKGLALVDIVREVTMFVFKIKMPPNVRVQLINEMANIEYRLTFGCNDKLQLGSLIAAFTRARSALVAAAK; from the exons ATGGCGGAGCCAATCTCATTAATGGATATCGACGATGACAAAATCGACACGAAACCAAACAAGGGTAAAAACATAATCTTTTCAAGCTCCACAGCTGACCCGAAAGCAGTTCCTTGGGTCGAAAAATTTCGTCCTCAGTCACTATCTGACGTGGCTGCTCATCGTGACATAGTTGAAACCA TTGATAGGCTTGCGAGTGGTAATCGATTGCCGCATTTGCTGCTATATGGACCTCCTGGAACTGGAAAGACATCTACAATTCTCGCGCTTGCGCGGAAGCTATATGGGTCTCAGATGCACAATATGGTTTTGGAGCTGAATGCATCTGATGACCGAGGGATTGACGTGGTGCGCCAGCAGATTCAGGATTTTGCTAGTACTCAGAGCATCTCCTTTGG TGCTAAGTCAGCAGTGAAGCTAGTACTACTGGATGAAGCAGATGCAATGACAAAGGATGCACAGTTTGCCCTGCGTCGAG TTATTGAGAAATATACAAGAAATACTAGGTTTGCACTGATATGCAACAATGTCAATAAGGTTATTCCTGCCCTACAATCACGATGTACACGGTTTAGGTTTGCTCCACTTGATGCAGTTCATGTATCTGAGCGGCTGAAACATGTTATTGAGGCTGAAAG GCTTGATGTCCCTGAGGGTGGTTTAAAGGCACTTGTACGACTGAGCAATGGTGATATGCGAAAAGCTTTAAACATTCTGCAG TCAACGCACATGGCTTCTCAGCAGATTACAGAAGAAGCTGTGTATCTGTGCACCGGAAACCCATTGCCCAAGGACATTGAGCAGATCTCTTACTGGCTTCTGAATGAACCCTTTGCTATCAGTTGCAAAC GAATATCAGAAATCAAGACAAGAAAAGGATTGGCTCTGGTGGATATCGTGAGAGAAGTAACCAT GTTTGTCTTCAAAATTAAGATGCCGCCAAATGTTCGGGTTCAGCTGATCAATGAGATGGCTAATATTGA GTATAGGTTGACTTTTGGTTGCAATGATAAGTTGCAGCTTGGATCACTGATTGCTGCTTTTACACGAGCAAGATCTGCACTTGTTGCAGCTGCGAAGTAA